In Synechococcus sp. Nb3U1, one DNA window encodes the following:
- a CDS encoding 2Fe-2S iron-sulfur cluster-binding protein — protein MVKRVRLDPIAQVSEIATNSNLLSVLLQEDLNVLKECGGRGLCATCHVYVKEGMGSLSGLTKREQRTLEVITTCKPNSRLACQARVLGEGVVVELPAGMYINAFKDIEALIGRRAEQPLLHPVTGITLVQEGKLITRSVLESVKGLDLDIQQTLAQSSQEF, from the coding sequence ATGGTCAAGCGCGTGCGGTTGGATCCGATAGCTCAGGTGTCGGAAATTGCCACCAATAGCAATTTGCTCTCGGTACTCCTGCAAGAGGATCTGAATGTATTGAAGGAGTGTGGCGGGCGCGGCCTCTGTGCCACCTGTCATGTTTACGTCAAAGAAGGGATGGGATCCCTGTCTGGCTTGACCAAGCGGGAACAGCGCACCCTGGAAGTGATTACCACCTGCAAGCCCAATTCTCGCCTCGCCTGCCAAGCACGTGTGCTGGGGGAAGGGGTGGTGGTGGAACTGCCCGCAGGGATGTACATCAACGCCTTCAAGGATATTGAGGCTTTGATTGGGCGGCGGGCGGAACAACCGCTGTTGCACCCTGTAACAGGGATAACCCTGGTGCAGGAAGGAAAGTTGATCACCCGTTCGGTGTTGGAATCGGTGAAAGGGTTAGACCTCGACATCCAGCAAACTTTGGCCCAGAGTAGCCAGGAGTTTTGA
- the rimP gene encoding ribosome maturation factor RimP — protein sequence MAHPLIPQLEILARPLATQLGYELVQMVFHTNQHPPILRVDIRPLDPEQDTSHADCETMSQALEAELDRVDLIPGQYVLEISSPGLDNLLNSDRDFTVFKGFAVEVALDPPYKGKALWSGHLLGRDEETVALSLKGRRVRLPRASVQRVSLSEAETD from the coding sequence ATGGCCCACCCTCTGATCCCACAGCTGGAAATCCTAGCCCGCCCCTTGGCCACTCAACTGGGGTACGAGCTGGTGCAGATGGTTTTTCACACCAACCAACATCCGCCCATCCTCCGGGTGGATATTCGCCCGCTGGATCCGGAGCAAGACACCAGCCATGCCGACTGCGAAACCATGAGTCAAGCCTTGGAAGCGGAGCTGGATCGAGTGGATCTGATTCCTGGCCAGTACGTGCTGGAGATCTCTAGCCCCGGCCTCGATAACCTTTTGAACAGCGACCGGGACTTCACGGTGTTCAAAGGCTTTGCAGTGGAGGTCGCCCTGGATCCCCCCTACAAAGGCAAAGCCCTCTGGTCAGGGCATCTGTTGGGTCGGGATGAGGAGACGGTTGCCCTATCCCTCAAGGGGCGGCGCGTCCGGTTGCCCCGTGCTTCCGTACAGCGGGTGTCTCTTTCCGAGGCCGAAACGGATTAG
- a CDS encoding PAP/fibrillin family protein → MPEALAQQKLELLRTLETTNRGRNVLPDQKPKLLAQIAALEALNPTPIPISTPELLEGNWLTLFTTSADLLRLANSLPILTTGEIYQCIRTQTKQVFNVAEVQGSGWLGAWVPRGIFAVSARFAPESERRVQVVFERFVLGSQMLMNYEIESFLDLLEHDPARIPALKIDIRRREQSGWLDITYLDEDLRIGRGSEGSLFVLQKVSSEAHKKG, encoded by the coding sequence ATGCCCGAAGCTCTGGCTCAGCAAAAATTGGAGCTGTTGCGTACCCTCGAGACGACCAATCGGGGCCGCAATGTTTTGCCCGACCAAAAACCCAAGCTTTTGGCGCAAATCGCTGCTCTAGAAGCCCTCAACCCCACCCCTATCCCAATATCCACTCCTGAATTGCTAGAGGGCAATTGGTTGACCCTCTTCACCACGAGTGCAGATCTGTTACGCCTGGCCAACAGTTTGCCCATCCTAACCACTGGGGAAATTTACCAGTGCATTCGCACCCAAACAAAGCAGGTATTTAACGTGGCGGAGGTACAGGGATCCGGCTGGCTGGGGGCTTGGGTGCCTCGGGGGATTTTTGCCGTGTCGGCTCGGTTCGCACCGGAATCGGAACGGCGGGTGCAGGTGGTGTTCGAGCGCTTTGTACTGGGATCCCAGATGCTGATGAACTACGAGATCGAGAGCTTTCTGGATTTGCTAGAACATGATCCGGCACGGATCCCGGCCCTCAAGATCGACATTCGCCGCCGGGAACAAAGCGGCTGGTTAGATATTACCTATCTGGATGAAGATCTGCGCATTGGTCGGGGCAGCGAAGGGAGCCTCTTCGTTTTGCAGAAGGTATCCTCTGAAGCCCACAAAAAAGGGTGA
- the nusA gene encoding transcription termination factor NusA: protein MSMVPLPGLAEMVEMISRERNLPRHVVTDALREALLKGYERYRKTLQRDVAFDEEHFHNFDVELDVEAGGFRVLATKTIVEQVETPDHEISLYDVQQDYPEAEVGWEVTNDVTPQQAEFGRMAAIQTKQVLAQKLRDQQRRLIQEEFRDLENTVLQARVLRLERQTVIMSVSSGFGQPEVEAELLKRDQLASDRYTPNAVMKVYLKRVHEGSRRGPQLQVSRADAGLVVNLFANEVPEIEDDVVRIVAVAREANPPSRTVGPRTKIAVDTVERDVDPVGACIGARGSRIQAVVAELRNEKIDVIRWSPDPATYIANALSPAKVVEVLLVDPEIQQAHVLVNSDQLSLAIGKEGQNVRLAARLTGWKIDIKEVESYRTAMEEAKAQGLPYPFISPMALERFQRRAERAALGLEEEYEEQSYLETEDLEEDDLMEEDWAEEEEDFDYDAEFDIAEPQK, encoded by the coding sequence ATGTCGATGGTGCCCCTGCCCGGTTTAGCAGAAATGGTGGAGATGATCTCACGGGAGCGTAATTTGCCTCGTCATGTGGTCACCGATGCTCTGCGGGAGGCGCTGCTCAAGGGCTACGAGCGTTACCGTAAAACCCTGCAGCGGGATGTTGCTTTTGACGAAGAACACTTTCACAACTTCGATGTGGAGCTGGATGTGGAGGCGGGTGGTTTTCGCGTGTTGGCCACCAAAACTATCGTCGAACAGGTGGAAACTCCGGATCACGAGATCTCCCTTTACGATGTGCAGCAGGATTACCCAGAAGCTGAGGTGGGATGGGAAGTCACCAATGATGTCACCCCGCAGCAGGCAGAATTTGGGCGGATGGCGGCCATTCAGACCAAGCAGGTGCTGGCCCAAAAGCTACGGGATCAGCAGCGCCGTCTGATCCAAGAAGAATTCCGCGATCTGGAAAATACAGTCTTACAGGCGCGGGTACTCCGCCTGGAACGGCAGACGGTGATTATGTCCGTATCCAGCGGGTTTGGGCAGCCGGAAGTCGAAGCAGAACTGCTGAAGCGGGATCAACTGGCCAGCGATCGCTATACCCCCAACGCGGTGATGAAGGTGTACCTCAAGCGGGTGCATGAGGGATCCCGGCGAGGGCCCCAGTTGCAGGTGTCGCGGGCTGATGCCGGTTTGGTGGTCAACCTGTTTGCCAATGAGGTGCCGGAGATCGAAGACGATGTGGTACGGATCGTGGCGGTGGCACGGGAAGCTAACCCGCCCTCGCGTACCGTGGGGCCGCGCACCAAGATTGCTGTGGATACGGTTGAGCGGGATGTAGATCCGGTGGGGGCCTGTATCGGCGCTCGCGGATCCCGGATTCAGGCGGTGGTAGCCGAGTTGCGCAACGAGAAAATCGATGTGATTCGTTGGTCGCCGGATCCGGCGACCTACATCGCCAATGCCCTCAGCCCCGCCAAAGTGGTGGAAGTATTGTTGGTGGATCCCGAGATCCAGCAGGCGCATGTGCTGGTGAATAGCGATCAGCTCAGTTTGGCCATCGGCAAAGAGGGGCAGAATGTGCGTCTAGCCGCCCGCCTTACGGGCTGGAAAATCGACATCAAAGAAGTGGAGAGTTATCGAACGGCGATGGAGGAGGCAAAAGCTCAAGGATTGCCCTATCCCTTCATCAGTCCGATGGCTTTGGAGCGCTTCCAACGGCGGGCAGAACGAGCGGCTTTGGGCTTAGAGGAGGAGTATGAAGAACAGTCTTACCTGGAGACAGAAGATCTAGAGGAGGACGACTTGATGGAGGAAGATTGGGCTGAGGAAGAAGAAGACTTCGACTACGATGCCGAGTTCGATATTGCCGAGCCTCAAAAGTAG
- a CDS encoding TIGR02652 family protein: MTVAFSYPIFGPSIQCPHCRQTIAALTLTDTYLCHRHGAFEADPEQEELVHLQSGRRWRFWEGRWFRQHTHADGIRFEIHEELDRLRMQGLRATQVVVAERYCQLLTPYLEQGSHRRPGPPRLYGLPVSFSSNAPDSPNSNGSPNRWRVINFELTHEIDPAMRQPQSRLQLCD, translated from the coding sequence ATGACGGTCGCCTTTTCCTATCCCATTTTCGGCCCCAGCATCCAGTGTCCCCACTGTCGGCAAACGATTGCTGCCCTGACCCTGACGGATACCTATCTTTGTCATCGGCATGGCGCGTTTGAGGCAGACCCTGAACAAGAAGAATTGGTACATCTGCAATCGGGGCGGCGTTGGCGCTTCTGGGAAGGCCGTTGGTTTCGCCAACATACCCATGCAGATGGGATCCGCTTTGAGATTCATGAAGAATTGGATCGGTTGCGGATGCAGGGGCTGCGGGCTACCCAGGTGGTGGTTGCCGAACGTTACTGCCAATTGCTCACCCCCTATTTGGAGCAGGGATCCCATCGTCGCCCTGGCCCACCCCGCCTCTACGGCCTGCCCGTCAGTTTTAGTTCCAATGCCCCAGACAGTCCCAATTCAAACGGATCCCCCAACCGCTGGCGAGTGATCAACTTTGAGCTAACCCACGAGATCGATCCGGCCATGCGGCAGCCGCAATCCCGTCTGCAATTGTGTGATTAG
- a CDS encoding flavin prenyltransferase UbiX, with the protein MISPKPIILGISGASGMLYAVRALHVLLSLDYRVELVASKAAYQVWQGEQRMQLPVDPEQQALFWRKQADSEAGSLVCHRWQDVGATIASGSYRTEGMLVIPCSMGTVAKLAAGLSSDLLERAADVQLKEGRRLVVVPRETPFSLIHLRNLTTLAEAGVRIVPAIPAWYHQPRTILDLVDFVVVKALDQFGIDSDLIQRWQGMRQHSALTLPPDA; encoded by the coding sequence TTGATTTCGCCCAAACCCATCATCCTTGGCATATCCGGCGCATCGGGAATGCTCTATGCTGTGCGCGCTTTGCACGTCTTGCTCAGCCTGGACTACCGCGTTGAATTGGTGGCCTCCAAGGCAGCCTACCAGGTGTGGCAAGGGGAGCAGCGGATGCAACTGCCGGTGGATCCCGAGCAACAAGCCCTCTTTTGGCGAAAACAGGCAGACAGTGAGGCGGGATCCCTGGTTTGTCACCGTTGGCAGGATGTGGGGGCGACCATTGCCAGTGGCTCCTACCGCACGGAGGGGATGTTGGTGATCCCGTGCAGCATGGGTACTGTGGCCAAACTGGCAGCCGGGCTCAGTTCGGATTTACTGGAACGGGCCGCCGATGTGCAACTGAAGGAGGGGCGGCGATTGGTGGTGGTGCCTCGAGAAACCCCCTTCAGCCTGATTCATCTGCGCAACCTGACCACCTTGGCGGAGGCAGGGGTGCGAATTGTTCCTGCCATTCCCGCCTGGTATCATCAGCCACGCACCATCTTGGATCTGGTGGATTTTGTCGTGGTGAAGGCGTTGGATCAGTTCGGCATCGACAGCGATTTGATCCAGCGTTGGCAAGGGATGCGGCAGCACAGTGCCCTGACCCTACCTCCAGATGCTTAG